A single region of the Lotus japonicus ecotype B-129 chromosome 4, LjGifu_v1.2 genome encodes:
- the LOC130715983 gene encoding protein MKS1: MNPPEFPSGGTSTPSPKKDVQLQGPRPPPLRVSKESHKIRKPPLPPGAYHQPTADPSQHRQPMIIYSVSPKVLHVDVDDFMNVVQRLTGPSTGDNENAPPSGGDISPAARLASIEKTSPSERERAQSQSGNDDDLTWLLEGVEMGQFHGVLSPAPATLPPIPSGFFSPVADTQTTSYWQDMSPYWSANSFVVSPSGLLSAAVVSPLPSPNLFNIFD, from the coding sequence ATGAACCCGCCTGAGTTTCCCTCCGGCGGAACCTCAACGCCGTCTCCGAAGAAAGATGTCCAGCTCCAAGGGCCACGCCCGCCGCCTCTTAGAGTCAGCAAAGAGTCTCACAAGATCCGCAAGCCGCCGCTTCCTCCCGGCGCCTACCACCAACCGACGGCGGACCCATCCCAGCACCGGCAGCCGATGATAATCTACTCCGTCTCCCCCAAAGTCCTCCACGTTGACGTCGACGACTTCATGAACGTAGTCCAGCGCCTCACCGGACCCTCCACCGGCGACAACGAAAACGCTCCCCCATCCGGTGGCGATATCTCGCCAGCGGCGAGACTCGCGTCCATCGAGAAAACAAGCCCGTCGGAGAGGGAAAGAGCTCAAAGTCAAAGCGGAAATGATGATGACTTGACGTGGTTGTTAGAAGGAGTGGAAATGGGTCAGTTCCACGGTGTGTTATCGCCGGCGCCGGCGACACTTCCGCCGATTCCGTCGGGGTTTTTCTCACCTGTGGCGGACACGCAAACGACGTCGTATTGGCAGGACATGAGTCCGTATTGGTCTGCGAACAGCTTCGTGGTGAGTCCGTCGGGTTTGCTTTCAGCCGCCGTGGTTTCTCCGCTGCCGTCGCCGAATCTCTTCAATATCTTTGactaa
- the LOC130714907 gene encoding uncharacterized protein LOC130714907 encodes MGSLEDDELGQMVQDFIESESTSPTSSTSSNCHVLHHQTRYFILQDTLRYETAGEAKVKKNVLKHMRGRRQGSEKTTSLSKWLVMRMKMDGINVSLCHTSWSTSLGCPAGEYEFIEVITEDKNHAGLVRLLVDIDFRSQFELARPTQHYKELTDSLPVIFVGTENKLCKIISFLCSAAKQSLREKGLHVPPWRTTAYMQSKWLSGQVGDGRENYVGAKASEIGVGSDDDDGIANWVPPILKPKQRDLGGGGSGLSSQLSNMSINCC; translated from the exons aTGGGAAGTTTAGAGGATGATGAGTTGGGGCAAATGGTACAAGACTTTATAGAATCTGAGTCAACATCCCCTACAAGTTCCACTTCCTCAAATTGCCATGTTTTGCACCATCAAACCAGATATTTTATTCTGCAG GACACTCTCAGGTATGAGACAGCAGGAGAAGCTAAGGTTAAGAAGAATGTCTTGAAACATATGAGAGGCAGAAGACAGGGTTCTGAGAAAACAACAAGTCTGAGTAAATGGCTTGTTATGAGGATGAAAATGGATGGCATCAATGTTTCTTTGTGCCACACATCTTGGTCCACCTCATTGGGATGTCCTGCTG GTGAATATGAATTTATTGAAGTCATAACTGAAGACAAGAATCATGCTGGTCTAGTGAGGCTCTTAGTAGATATAGACTTCAGGTCCCAATTTGAGCTTGCAAGGCCTACACAGCACTATAAAGAATTGACAGACTCACTCCCAGTTATCTTTGTGGGGACTGAGAACAAACTCTGCAAGATAATCTCTTTCCTTTGTTCTGCTGCCAAACAGTCCCTAAGAGAGAAGGGTCTCCATGTGCCTCCATGGAGAACCACTGCATACATGCAATCAAAATGGCTCTCTGGTCAAGTTGGTGATGGCAGGGAGAACTATGTTGGAGCAAAAGCTAGTGAAATTGGTGTTggaagtgatgatgatgatggtattGCCAATTGGGTACCTCCAATACTGAAGCCTAAACAAAGGGATTTGGGTGGTGGAGGGTCTGGTTTGTCTAGCCAATTATCTAACATGAGCATAAATTGTTGCTAG